The following are from one region of the Moritella sp. 24 genome:
- a CDS encoding LysR substrate-binding domain-containing protein codes for MKDINWRGVDLNLLLTFNALIRFESVSEASKHLNLGQPATSYNLKRLRELLDDPLFERQGHKMVPTYRAKEIAPKVSQILAIVRESILPQQDFDCDCYDGVYKIGLTDYAEQIFGPEIFDTLLQLSPDCKVLFKPADPQNSVQMLEAGEVDLCIGVFNELPTNIKTTFLYREKHLCIFDNSVMQVKLPIPLDTYLNTPQVIITANADLTSRVDSSLDTMGIKRNVVLGTTRFFTVRRILSGRKLLAVMAEMVGRSDLIQDELTLCTPPIDIPDFDVDMITLKRNAAHPRLIWLSEQVKLVVQDKVARLKSLE; via the coding sequence ATGAAAGATATAAATTGGCGTGGAGTAGATTTGAATTTATTGTTGACGTTCAATGCGTTGATTAGATTTGAAAGTGTATCGGAGGCGTCAAAGCATTTGAATCTAGGTCAGCCTGCAACGAGTTACAATTTGAAACGGTTAAGAGAGTTGTTAGATGATCCACTGTTTGAGCGACAGGGGCATAAAATGGTACCTACTTACCGGGCAAAAGAGATCGCGCCAAAGGTAAGCCAGATCTTAGCTATCGTTCGTGAAAGTATTTTGCCACAGCAGGATTTTGATTGTGATTGTTATGATGGTGTTTACAAAATTGGTTTGACGGATTATGCCGAGCAGATATTTGGACCTGAGATATTCGATACTTTATTACAACTTTCCCCTGACTGTAAGGTGCTGTTCAAACCCGCAGATCCTCAAAATAGTGTGCAGATGTTAGAAGCTGGAGAGGTTGATCTTTGTATCGGAGTATTCAACGAGTTACCCACTAACATCAAAACTACATTCCTTTATCGAGAAAAGCATTTATGCATATTTGATAACAGCGTTATGCAGGTTAAATTACCGATCCCACTAGATACTTATCTCAACACACCGCAAGTTATTATCACTGCAAATGCTGATTTAACCAGTCGGGTTGATAGCAGCTTAGATACGATGGGCATTAAGCGTAATGTTGTACTCGGTACTACTCGATTTTTCACTGTTCGACGTATTTTATCTGGGCGTAAATTACTGGCGGTGATGGCAGAGATGGTCGGACGCAGTGATTTAATTCAAGATGAACTTACACTCTGTACGCCACCGATTGATATTCCCGATTTTGATGTTGATATGATCACATTAAAACGCAATGCAGCTCACCCTCGACTTATTTGGTTAAGTGAGCAAGTTAAGTTGGTGGTGCAGGACAAGGTCGCTCGGCTGAAGTCACTTGAGTAA
- the yfbR gene encoding 5'-deoxynucleotidase: MSHFFAHLARMKLIYRWPLMRNVTHENIAEHSLQVAMVAHALALIGNTYYGKNYNPDKAASMALFHDTTEVLTGDLPTPVKYYNKAIIREYNKIELAAENTLLDMLPPELRDAYKPLLSTPDLDPTYKKLVKDADILCAHMKCIEEESCGNLEFSKAKIRCESALDERMTDEIRYFLDVFLPSIGQPFDDMD; this comes from the coding sequence ATGAGCCATTTTTTTGCCCACCTAGCCCGCATGAAACTCATTTACCGCTGGCCGCTGATGCGTAATGTCACCCACGAAAATATAGCCGAGCACAGCTTACAAGTGGCGATGGTTGCCCATGCCCTTGCTCTAATTGGCAACACATATTACGGAAAAAACTATAACCCAGACAAAGCTGCGTCGATGGCTTTGTTTCACGACACAACCGAAGTACTTACAGGCGACCTGCCAACCCCTGTAAAATATTACAATAAAGCCATCATTCGCGAATATAACAAGATTGAATTAGCGGCTGAAAATACCTTGTTAGATATGCTGCCACCTGAATTGCGTGATGCTTACAAGCCATTATTATCAACACCGGATCTAGATCCAACCTATAAAAAACTAGTCAAAGACGCTGATATTTTATGTGCGCATATGAAATGTATTGAAGAAGAGAGTTGCGGTAACTTAGAGTTCTCTAAAGCAAAGATCCGTTGTGAAAGCGCGCTAGATGAACGCATGACAGACGAGATCCGTTATTTCCTCGATGTGTTCTTACCGAGCATTGGTCAACCGTTTGATGATATGGATTGA
- a CDS encoding HupE/UreJ family protein, translated as MSRLLKFIFACAIFLALTGFFQVVYAHGVTLGDQGYIQEISGVNIIPFMYLGAKHMVTGYDHLLFLFGVIFFLYRLKDVGLYVSLFAVGHSSTLLIGVFFNVPANAYLIDAIIGLSVVYKALDNLGAFQRWFGFQPNTKVATLIFGLFHGFGLATKIQEFEMSTDGLLTNLIAFNVGVEMGQLIALSIILIIMGFWRKSARFKQQAFVSNTVLMAAGFLLMSYQLSGYILN; from the coding sequence ATGTCCCGCCTCCTCAAGTTTATTTTTGCTTGTGCTATTTTTTTGGCTTTAACAGGTTTTTTTCAAGTCGTATATGCCCATGGGGTAACACTTGGCGATCAGGGTTATATCCAAGAAATATCAGGCGTCAATATCATTCCTTTTATGTATCTTGGTGCTAAACATATGGTGACGGGTTATGACCATTTGTTATTTTTGTTTGGGGTTATTTTCTTCCTCTACAGGCTAAAAGATGTGGGACTGTATGTCAGTCTGTTTGCTGTCGGTCATTCTTCAACCCTGCTTATAGGGGTATTTTTTAATGTCCCAGCTAATGCCTATTTGATTGATGCAATTATTGGTCTGTCAGTGGTCTACAAAGCCTTGGATAATCTTGGTGCATTTCAACGTTGGTTTGGCTTCCAACCTAATACTAAGGTTGCCACGCTAATTTTTGGTTTATTTCATGGCTTTGGCTTAGCGACAAAAATTCAAGAGTTTGAAATGTCAACGGATGGACTCCTGACAAATCTGATCGCGTTTAATGTTGGTGTTGAAATGGGTCAACTTATCGCACTTTCTATCATATTAATCATTATGGGATTTTGGCGAAAAAGCGCTAGATTCAAGCAACAAGCCTTTGTTAGTAACACAGTGTTAATGGCGGCAGGTTTTTTACTCATGAGCTACCAGCTATCTGGCTACATCTTAAATTAG
- a CDS encoding metal ABC transporter permease — MDYLWLAPAVLCGLIALVGNVILGQQVLARKIIFIDLAVAQVAALGAAFSQYWLSRFDVLPETWLGQMIGPWVLSLMLCGLIALMEKHYQQHLEPMIGSLFAVSASLAILLASKDPHGADFIQGILNGQLLWATWDDVWPLAIITLAMLSLVTVKPAFMQGRGFYVIFAILMPITVKLTGIYLEFALLVIPALCASALKGIRFFIASMGIGVVGILSGIVLSAHYDLPSGASIVITLFASGVLFHLLLQTLLVKTGIRVS; from the coding sequence ATGGATTATCTTTGGCTTGCTCCCGCCGTGTTATGTGGTTTGATTGCGCTGGTGGGCAATGTGATATTAGGGCAACAAGTACTAGCGCGTAAAATCATTTTTATTGATTTGGCTGTTGCACAAGTGGCCGCATTAGGCGCAGCATTCAGCCAATATTGGTTGAGTCGTTTTGACGTATTACCTGAGACTTGGTTAGGGCAAATGATCGGTCCTTGGGTATTATCATTGATGCTATGTGGTTTAATTGCCTTGATGGAAAAGCATTATCAGCAACATCTTGAACCTATGATTGGTAGTTTGTTTGCGGTGTCGGCTTCATTGGCTATTTTACTGGCAAGTAAAGACCCGCACGGTGCTGACTTTATACAAGGGATCTTAAATGGTCAGTTGTTATGGGCAACGTGGGATGATGTTTGGCCGTTAGCGATTATTACATTGGCGATGCTCTCCTTGGTCACTGTGAAACCCGCATTTATGCAAGGGCGTGGATTTTACGTGATCTTCGCTATATTAATGCCGATAACGGTGAAGTTGACGGGCATCTACCTTGAATTTGCGTTATTGGTTATTCCTGCGTTGTGTGCATCCGCGTTAAAAGGTATACGGTTTTTTATCGCGAGTATGGGGATCGGTGTTGTGGGTATTTTGTCAGGTATTGTGTTGTCTGCTCATTATGACTTACCCAGTGGTGCAAGTATCGTGATTACGCTATTTGCCTCTGGAGTGCTGTTTCATTTATTGTTACAAACTTTACTGGTCAAGACGGGTATTCGCGTCTCATAA
- a CDS encoding metal ABC transporter solute-binding protein, Zn/Mn family, translating into MRFKINKVVLAASAALFASPAMALNIFVCEPEWKALLAEHAPRASIYSATTAMQDPHYVQARPSLIAKMRQADMAMCSGAELEIGWLPMLQARSANPAVQNNTPSMLYASEIVSMLDKHDHVDRSMGDIHAYGNPHVQFAADDMIQLSRIVTKRLESIDPDNALMYQRNGVKFREHWQHKLVEWRQRAEPLRAKQVVSYHATYRYLFDWLKMEQVADLEPKPGVSPTTAHLQSLTRLDPTSFDAIIYSSHQNKRAANWLHQQTNKPVIQLPLSVSEGQRLDELYDDILDNLLAVLTDESAKR; encoded by the coding sequence ATGCGTTTTAAGATAAATAAAGTTGTGTTGGCAGCCAGTGCGGCTCTGTTTGCTTCACCGGCGATGGCGTTAAACATTTTCGTCTGTGAACCAGAATGGAAAGCCTTGTTAGCTGAACATGCACCCCGTGCCAGTATTTATTCCGCGACGACGGCAATGCAAGATCCGCATTACGTGCAAGCAAGACCGTCTTTAATTGCTAAAATGCGTCAGGCGGATATGGCTATGTGTTCAGGTGCCGAGTTGGAAATTGGCTGGTTGCCAATGTTGCAAGCGCGTAGTGCTAATCCTGCGGTACAAAACAATACTCCAAGTATGTTGTATGCGTCTGAGATTGTGAGCATGCTGGATAAACATGATCACGTTGATCGCAGCATGGGAGACATTCACGCGTATGGTAATCCGCATGTGCAGTTTGCTGCTGACGATATGATCCAGCTTTCTCGTATTGTGACTAAGCGTCTAGAAAGTATTGATCCAGATAATGCGCTTATGTATCAACGCAATGGTGTTAAGTTTCGTGAGCATTGGCAGCATAAGCTAGTGGAATGGCGTCAACGTGCTGAACCACTGCGAGCTAAGCAAGTGGTGAGCTATCATGCAACTTATCGTTATTTGTTTGATTGGTTGAAGATGGAGCAAGTGGCAGATCTTGAGCCTAAACCAGGGGTGTCACCAACTACAGCACATTTGCAGTCGTTGACGAGGTTAGACCCTACGTCGTTTGATGCAATTATTTACTCGTCTCATCAAAATAAACGTGCGGCAAATTGGCTACATCAGCAAACAAACAAACCTGTTATTCAGTTACCGCTCAGCGTATCGGAAGGACAACGCCTCGACGAACTGTATGACGACATATTGGATAACTTGCTTGCTGTATTGACTGATGAATCGGCGAAGCGTTAG
- a CDS encoding MFS transporter, with the protein MWQNHNYVRLLSAQVISLIGTGISSICLALLAYELAGENASMVLSITFAIKILTYIFLAPVFSAISHKFPKRQTLVILDIARALMFAFIPFVTHVWEVYLLMFIINACSAWFTPQFQSILPLIFTNQNQYIKALSLSRLAFDLEQIVSPILTALFLTTMSFRYLFVLDAATFIISAILILFCVFPCTTNLSIKTAPLTFYALSKGIRDYLNKPQLKALWLAYLAVASASAMVLVNTVTYVHEILNGGEQQTALAMMIVGFGSMLIALRLPHWLQTNSPDRFHWIGMMAICGAFTFGMFTPGWIGYTVICLSLGIGMSCIQTTSGLIITQACEGEDTSSYFAAHFSLTHFWWLISYLAAGISVKWFGISYGYLCMGILSCLSIIAYYFAITKR; encoded by the coding sequence ATGTGGCAGAATCACAATTACGTACGACTATTATCAGCTCAAGTTATTTCTTTAATTGGGACTGGCATTAGTTCTATTTGTCTGGCTTTACTCGCTTATGAGTTGGCAGGAGAGAACGCGAGTATGGTGCTAAGTATCACCTTTGCCATAAAAATACTGACCTATATTTTTCTCGCACCTGTATTTAGTGCCATATCGCATAAATTTCCAAAACGTCAAACTCTCGTTATTCTGGATATCGCTCGGGCTTTAATGTTCGCATTTATTCCATTCGTCACACATGTTTGGGAAGTTTACCTACTCATGTTTATCATTAATGCCTGCTCGGCTTGGTTTACACCACAATTTCAATCGATATTACCGTTAATTTTTACGAACCAAAATCAGTATATCAAAGCGCTTAGTCTGAGCCGCTTAGCATTCGATTTAGAACAGATAGTGAGCCCTATATTAACGGCATTATTTCTCACTACGATGAGCTTTCGCTATTTGTTTGTGTTGGATGCTGCCACATTTATTATCTCAGCCATTTTAATTTTGTTTTGCGTCTTCCCCTGTACAACCAACCTCTCCATTAAAACAGCACCATTAACATTTTATGCACTAAGTAAAGGTATTCGAGATTACCTAAATAAGCCGCAATTGAAAGCGTTATGGCTAGCCTATTTAGCGGTAGCAAGCGCATCTGCGATGGTATTAGTCAATACAGTGACTTACGTGCATGAGATCTTAAACGGAGGAGAACAACAAACGGCATTAGCAATGATGATCGTTGGTTTTGGTTCAATGCTAATTGCACTTCGCTTACCTCACTGGTTGCAAACAAATAGCCCAGATCGTTTTCACTGGATTGGTATGATGGCGATATGTGGCGCATTTACATTCGGTATGTTCACACCCGGTTGGATTGGTTACACAGTCATTTGTCTCTCGCTAGGAATTGGCATGTCATGTATCCAGACCACATCAGGTTTAATTATAACTCAAGCGTGTGAAGGTGAAGATACGAGTTCCTATTTTGCGGCTCATTTTTCTCTGACCCATTTTTGGTGGCTAATCAGCTATCTTGCAGCGGGTATCAGCGTAAAATGGTTTGGTATAAGCTATGGTTATTTATGTATGGGTATATTGAGTTGCCTTAGTATAATCGCTTATTACTTTGCTATTACGAAGCGGTAA